The sequence below is a genomic window from Serratia nevei.
CCTCTCGGACAGATCATTCGTGACGGCCAGGGGATGACCAAACCTTTCAGTATCGAATTGGTCAATTGCATTTTGGAACGGCCGGAAAACAAGCCTGACTGGAAATTCTTTCAGGTCACGTTTGATGGTTATGCGGAAGGTGCTCTGTTTGGCGTACAGGGCGATGCGCGCGGCGTTGCCTTGGAGATAAAAGACAGCAGCGGCACGGCGGTTATTCCAGGGAAACCTTTGCCGATGGAGGGAATAATACCGGGAAACCGAGTGCTGAATTATTCCATGACGTTGATGCCGAATCACCAGCCGTTGAAGGTGGGAGCGTATTTTTCCACAGTGCGTTTTAAGCTGGATTATTTTTGATTTTTTCTCGTACTGACGGTTAATTCGTTATTGAAAGGACTTTATTATGCTTTCACCGGCAGGGAAGTTATTTCGTCTTCAGGCCTTGGGGCTTTGCGTTGCCCTTTCTCTGGGAAATCCAATCGCGTTGGTCTATGCCGCCGACGTGATTCAATTCAATACCGACGTATTGGACATCAACGATCGTAAAAATATCGATCTGAGCCAATTTACGCGCAGCGGCTACATCATGCCGGGCGTTTATACCATGGTGGTGCACGTCAATAAGAACGATCTGCCGGAACAGCCGGTAACGTTTATGGCGCCCGAGAACGATCCAAAAGGCAGCGAAGCCTGTCTTTCGCCGGAATTGGTCAACCAACTGGGGCTGAAAGAAAAACTGTTAAGCACGCTGAATTGGACGCACGGCGGCCGTTGCCTTGACGCTTCCAGTCTGGCGGGGATGGAAGCCCGCGGCGATCTTGCCAGCTCCTCACTGTATCTGAACATTCCTCAGGCCTATCTGGAATACAGCTCGGAAAACTGGGACCCGCCTTCGCGCTGGGATGACGGTATTCCCGGGCTGCTGTTTGACTATAACGTCAACGCCCAAACGCAAAAGCATCAGAAAGGCGGCAGCAGTTACAGCCTGAGCGGCAACGGTACCGGTGGCGCCAACCTGGGCGCCTGGCGTCTGCGCGCCGACTGGCAGGCCAACCTCAACCATCAGACCGGTTCTTCTCAGCCTACCGATAAACAGTTCGACTGGAGCCGCTATTACGCCTACCGGGCGATCCCGGCGCTGCGTTCGCGGCTGACGATGGGTGAGGATTACCTGAACTCCGACATTTTCGACAGCCTGCGCTTTACCGGCGTCAGTCTGCGATCCGACGACAGCATGTTGCCGCCCAACCTGCGCGGCTATGCGCCGGAAGTGACCGGCGTGGCGAAAACCAACGCCAAGGTGGTGGTCAGCCAGCAGGGGCGCGTGCTGTATGAAACGCAGGTAGCGGCGGGGCCGTTCCGCATTCAGGACATCAACGATGCGGTTTCCGGCGAGCTGGACGTGCGTGTCGAAGAGCAAGACGGCAGCGTGCAGGAGTTCAAGATGAACACCGCCAACATTCCTTATCTGACGCGGCCGGGTACGGTGCGTTACAAGCTGGCGACGGGCAAACCGTCAGAGTGGGGGCACCATCTGCGCGGGCCGATGTTCGGCACCGGCGAGTTCTCCTGGGGGATCAGCAACGGCTGGTCGCTGTACGGCGGGGGCATCGCCGGCGGCGATTACAACGCGCTGTCGCTGGGGATCGGGCGCGATCTGATGGCGCTGGGGGCGCTGTCGTTCGATGCCACGCAGTCGCGTGCGCGTTTGCCGCAGGATGGCACGCTGACCGGCGGTTCGTACCGGCTGAGCTATTCGAAGAACTTCGATGAATACGACAGCCAGGTCACCTTTGCCGGTTACCGCTTCTCCCAGGAAGATTTCATGAGCATGGGGGACTACCTGGATGCGCGTTACGAAGGGGGGCGCAGCGGCAAGAGCAAGGAGATGTACACCATCACCTTCAACAAGCAGTTCCGCG
It includes:
- a CDS encoding fimbrial protein, with the protein product MFLPRNRAGAVLLASLAFAPGYAISAAQGWGKVNMHGAIIDTACAIAAGSRDQTIDMDTIPLGQIIRDGQGMTKPFSIELVNCILERPENKPDWKFFQVTFDGYAEGALFGVQGDARGVALEIKDSSGTAVIPGKPLPMEGIIPGNRVLNYSMTLMPNHQPLKVGAYFSTVRFKLDYF
- a CDS encoding outer membrane usher protein, which gives rise to MLSPAGKLFRLQALGLCVALSLGNPIALVYAADVIQFNTDVLDINDRKNIDLSQFTRSGYIMPGVYTMVVHVNKNDLPEQPVTFMAPENDPKGSEACLSPELVNQLGLKEKLLSTLNWTHGGRCLDASSLAGMEARGDLASSSLYLNIPQAYLEYSSENWDPPSRWDDGIPGLLFDYNVNAQTQKHQKGGSSYSLSGNGTGGANLGAWRLRADWQANLNHQTGSSQPTDKQFDWSRYYAYRAIPALRSRLTMGEDYLNSDIFDSLRFTGVSLRSDDSMLPPNLRGYAPEVTGVAKTNAKVVVSQQGRVLYETQVAAGPFRIQDINDAVSGELDVRVEEQDGSVQEFKMNTANIPYLTRPGTVRYKLATGKPSEWGHHLRGPMFGTGEFSWGISNGWSLYGGGIAGGDYNALSLGIGRDLMALGALSFDATQSRARLPQDGTLTGGSYRLSYSKNFDEYDSQVTFAGYRFSQEDFMSMGDYLDARYEGGRSGKSKEMYTITFNKQFRELGLSTYLNYSHQTYWDRAPNDRYNLMVSRYFDIGDFKNVSVSLSAYRNRYNERNDDGMYLSLSLPWGSAGTLSYNMTLDREENAHRVGYYNRVDEHNNYQISAGAARSGATASGYYSHQGDMAQINANASYQAGRYSAVGIGAQGGLTMAAEGAVLHRVNTPGGTRLLLDTEGVAGVPVRGYGSTVLTNRYGKAVVADVNSYYRNKASIDLNSLSDNVEATRSVVQATLTEGAIGYRKFEVIAGEKAMAIVKLADGSEPPFGATVLNARKQETGIINDGGSVYLSGLNPGERMSVHWNGAAQCEIQLPSPLPAEMLMNTLLLPCRPLTGSKPAADAN